CAAGATGGGCTGACTATGCGGTATTCATAGATATGGTAAATCCTCCACCCCCGGCTTTTTTATGGGGGAGGAGACGGGAGGATGAGAGATGACGTCTCGCCTCCGGGGGGGACGGGCTGATACCGATTTCGTGATGCAGGCGACAAAAATGGCCTCGTTTTTATGTGCTCCAGGGCTCATAACCGGCGATTCTGCAATGGAGATCACACAAACGATGGGTGGGGCGTAGACATAGGGAGGATGGAAAGAGGTTGTTAAAAAAGGAAACTCATCACCGTTAAGCCATCCAAGTGTATCCACGAGCACATCACCAAATAGGACGGGTATATGAAAATCAAAACTGGCGCTCGCATCCTCGCGCTGTCTGCATTGACCACGATGATGTTTTCCGCCTCTGCCCTCGCGAAAATAGAAGAAGGTAAGCTGGTTATCTGGATTAACGGCGACAAAGGCTACAACGGCCTCGCTGAAGTCGGTAAAAAGTTCGAAAAAGACACTGGCATTAAAGTTTCCATCGAGCACCCGGACAAGCTGGAAGAGAAATTCCCGCAGGTTGCTGCAACCGGCGACGGCCCGGACATCATCTTCTGGGCCCATGACCGTTTCGGCGGCTATGCCCAATCTGGCCTGCTGGCAGAAATCACCCCGGACAAAGCCTTCCAGGACAAACTGTATCCATTCACCTGGGACGCCGTACGCTATAACGGCAAACTGATTGCCTACCCGGTCGCGGTAGAAGCGCTGTCGCTGATTTACAACAAAGACCTGGTACCAAACCCGCCGAAAACCTGGGAAGAGATCCCTGCGCTGGATAAAGAACTGAAAGCGAAAGGTAAGAGCGCGCTGATGTTTAACCTGCAAGAACCGTACTTCACCTGGCCGCTGATTGCTGCCGACGGCGGTTACGCGTTCAAGTTTGAAAACGGCAAATATGACGTGAAAAACGTTGGCGTTGATAGCGCTGGCGCGAAAGCAGGCCTGACCTTCCTGGTCGACCTTATCAAAAACAAACACATGAACGCCGACACCGACTACTCCATCGCTGAAGCGGCATTCAACAAAGGCGATACCGCGATGACCATCAACGGTCCGTGGGCATGGTCTAACATTGATAAGAGCAAGGTTAACTACGGCGTTACCCTGCTGCCAACCTTTAAAGGCAACGCGTCCAAACCGTTCGTTGGTGTTCTGAGCGCCGGTATTAACGCCGCCAGCCCGAACAAAGAACTGGCGAAAGAGTTCCTCGAAAACTACCTGATGACCGACCAGGGTCTGGATGAAGTGAACAAGGACAAACCGCTGGGTGCCGTTGCGCTGAAATCCTTCCAGGAGAAACTGGAAAAAGATCCGCGTATCGCCGCCACCATGGCGAACGCCCAGAAAGGCGAAATCATGCCGAACATCCCACAGATGTCCGCTTTCTGGTATGCCGTACGTACCGCGGTTATCAACGCAGCTAGCGGTCGTCAGACCGTCGATGCCGCGCTGAAAGATGCACAGGCTCGCATCACCAAGTAATACAGTTTCCCTTATTTCTAAGGAAATAAGGTTTATTGAATACGTTGTTACACGAAATCATTCGCGCTACATCGAGGCGGCAAGGATGCAAATCCCCAGGAGCTTACATCGGTAAGTGACTGGGGTGCGCATCCGCAGCCAACAAAGAGGTAGCGCGAAGGATAAAGTGTAAAGAGGATGATCCCCATGGATGTCGTGAAAAAGAAACACTGGTGGCAAAGCCCGCAGCTCACATGGTCTGTGATCGGCTTGCTGTGCCTGCTGGTGGGTTACCTTGTTGTTTTGATGTACGCCCAGGGGGAGTACCTGTTTGCCATCATGACGCTGATTTTAAGCTCGGTTGGCCTGTATATTTTTTCCAATCGCAAGGCCTATGCCTGGCGCTATGTTTATCCGGGTGTTGCCGGGATGGGACTGTTCGTTCTGTTCCCGTTGATCTGCACCATCGCTATCGCTTTTACCAACTACAGCAGCACCAACCAGCTGACCTTCGAACGCGCTCAGCAAGTGCTGATGGACCGCTCTTTCCAGGCGGGTAAATCCTACAACTTCGCACTCTATCCGGCTGGAGATGAGTGGAAGCTGGCGCTGACCGATGGCGACAGCGGCAAAAACTACCTTTCCGATGCGTTTAAATTCGGCGGCGAGCAGAAGCTGGCCCTTAAAGAAGCCGATGCGCTGCCGGAAGGTGAACGCGCTAACCTGCGCGTCATTACGCAAAACCGTACCGCCCTGAACCAGCTGACCGCGATACTGCCCGACGAAAGCAAAGTCATCATGAGTTCGCTACGCCAATTCTCCGGCACCCAACCGCTGTATGCGCTGGCGGATGACGGCATGCTGACCAACAACCAGAGCGGCGTGAAGTATCGTCCGAATGCTGATGTTGGCTTCTACCAGGCCATTAACGCTGATGGCAGTTGGGGCAGCGAGAAGCTGAGTCCTGGCTATACGGTGACCATCGGCTGGGATAACTTCACCCGCGTGTTCCAGGACGAAGGTATCCAGAAACCGTTCTTCGCGATCTTCGTCTGGACGGTAGTGTTCTCCATCCTGACAGTCATTCTGACCGTCGCAGTGGGGATGATTCTCGCCTGCCTCGTGCAGTGGGAAGCCCTAAAAGGCAAAGCGATTTACCGCGTACTGCTGATTCTGCCTTACGCCGTACCGTCGTTTATCTCGATTCTGATTTTCAAAGGGTTGTTCAACCAGAGCTTTGGTGAGATCAACATGATGCTCAGCGCGCTGTTCGGCATTAAACCGGCCTGGTTTAGCGACCCGATTACCGCACGTACCATGATCATCATCGTCAACACCTGGCTCGGCTATCCGTACATGATGATTCTGTGCATGGGCCTGCTGAAAGCGATTCCTGACGACCTGTATGAAGCCTCGGCAATGGACGGCGCAACCCCGTTCCAGAACTTCTTTAAAATTACGCTGCCGCTGCTGATCAAGCCGCTAACGCCGCTGATGATCGCCAGTTTCGCGTTTAACTTTAACAACTTCGTGCTGATTCAGCTGTTGACCAACGGCGGGCCGGACCGACTCGGCACCACCACGCCAGCGGGCTATACCGACCTGTTGGTGAGCTATACCTACCGTATCGCCTTCGAAGGCGGCGGCGGCCAGGACTTCGGCCTCGCGGCGGCTATCGCTACGCTGATCTTCCTGCTGGTAGGCGCGCTGGCGATTATTAACCTGAAAGCCACACGTATGAAGTTTGATTAATTGGAATAACCAGGCGTCATTGGCGCGGGCAGTTTGGGCTCGGCCAGCGCGGAAGAACCGGAGCGTACACGTAGTACGTGAGGATTCTGAGCTCTGCCCGAGTTCAAAATGGCAAGCAAAATAGCCTGGAGCGGTATCAAGGGGAGTAAAAATATTATGGCTATGGTTCAACCCAAATCTCAGAAGCTGCGTCTACTGACGACGCACCTCCTGCTGCTGATTTTTATCGCGGCGATTATGTTCCCGCTGCTGATGGTCATCGCTATCTCGCTGCGCGAAGGTAACTTCGCCACCGGTAGCCTGATCCCTGAAAGTATCTCCTGGGAGCACTGGCGACTGGCATTAGGCTTTAGCGTTGAACACGCTGACGGTCGCGTCACGCCACCACCCTTCCCGGTCCTGCTGTGGTTGTGGAACTCCATCAAGGTGGCGGGCATTACCGCGATTGGTATCGTCGCGCTCTCTACCACCTGTGCTTACGCTTTTGCCCGTATGCGTTTCCCGGGTAAAGCCACGCTGCTCAAAGGGATGCTGATTTTCCAGATGTTCCCGGCGGTTCTGTCGCTGGTTGCTCTGTATGCCTTGTTTGATCGCCTCGGCCAGTACGTGCCGTTTGTCGGCCTGAATACCCACGGCGGCGTAATCTTCGCCTATATGGGCGGTATCGCGCTGCACGTCTGGACGATTAAAGGGTATTTCGAAACCATTGACGGCTCGCTGGAAGAAGCAGCGGCGCTGGATGGTGCGACCCCGTGGCAGGCTTTCCGCCTGGTGCTGCTCCCGCTGTCGGTGCCGATTCTGGCGGTCGTGTTTATTCTGTCGTTCA
This Klebsiella sp. RHBSTW-00484 DNA region includes the following protein-coding sequences:
- the malG gene encoding maltose ABC transporter permease MalG translates to MAMVQPKSQKLRLLTTHLLLLIFIAAIMFPLLMVIAISLREGNFATGSLIPESISWEHWRLALGFSVEHADGRVTPPPFPVLLWLWNSIKVAGITAIGIVALSTTCAYAFARMRFPGKATLLKGMLIFQMFPAVLSLVALYALFDRLGQYVPFVGLNTHGGVIFAYMGGIALHVWTIKGYFETIDGSLEEAAALDGATPWQAFRLVLLPLSVPILAVVFILSFIAAITEVPVASLLLRDVNSYTLAVGMQQYLNPQNYLWGDFAAAAVLSAIPITVVFLLAQRWLVNGLTAGGVKG
- the malE gene encoding maltose/maltodextrin ABC transporter substrate-binding protein MalE — translated: MKIKTGARILALSALTTMMFSASALAKIEEGKLVIWINGDKGYNGLAEVGKKFEKDTGIKVSIEHPDKLEEKFPQVAATGDGPDIIFWAHDRFGGYAQSGLLAEITPDKAFQDKLYPFTWDAVRYNGKLIAYPVAVEALSLIYNKDLVPNPPKTWEEIPALDKELKAKGKSALMFNLQEPYFTWPLIAADGGYAFKFENGKYDVKNVGVDSAGAKAGLTFLVDLIKNKHMNADTDYSIAEAAFNKGDTAMTINGPWAWSNIDKSKVNYGVTLLPTFKGNASKPFVGVLSAGINAASPNKELAKEFLENYLMTDQGLDEVNKDKPLGAVALKSFQEKLEKDPRIAATMANAQKGEIMPNIPQMSAFWYAVRTAVINAASGRQTVDAALKDAQARITK
- the malF gene encoding maltose ABC transporter permease MalF encodes the protein MDVVKKKHWWQSPQLTWSVIGLLCLLVGYLVVLMYAQGEYLFAIMTLILSSVGLYIFSNRKAYAWRYVYPGVAGMGLFVLFPLICTIAIAFTNYSSTNQLTFERAQQVLMDRSFQAGKSYNFALYPAGDEWKLALTDGDSGKNYLSDAFKFGGEQKLALKEADALPEGERANLRVITQNRTALNQLTAILPDESKVIMSSLRQFSGTQPLYALADDGMLTNNQSGVKYRPNADVGFYQAINADGSWGSEKLSPGYTVTIGWDNFTRVFQDEGIQKPFFAIFVWTVVFSILTVILTVAVGMILACLVQWEALKGKAIYRVLLILPYAVPSFISILIFKGLFNQSFGEINMMLSALFGIKPAWFSDPITARTMIIIVNTWLGYPYMMILCMGLLKAIPDDLYEASAMDGATPFQNFFKITLPLLIKPLTPLMIASFAFNFNNFVLIQLLTNGGPDRLGTTTPAGYTDLLVSYTYRIAFEGGGGQDFGLAAAIATLIFLLVGALAIINLKATRMKFD